The genomic region TATTCTGCGGCAAATGCTGATGATTTTTTTGCGGATTCTTTTGTTTCCTATGTTCACGTAGTTTTAGAAAAGAAACCTTGGGAATTGGAAATATTAAAGAATGATAAACCGATCTTCAAAATGGGAAACGGTATCACGACAGATTCCCTGGAAGTTCAGAGAAAAATTTTAGAAAAAATTCTTTCTCAGTAATTCTTTCACACGCAGAGGTGCAAAGACGCAGAGTTTTTGAGTTTGTAGGAGTTCCAACACGAGGTTAAAATGCATGTAGGAGTTCCTACATGAGGTCTTACTTGCCAATTTCAAGTGTAGGAATTCCTGCGTGACAATTAAAGCATAAGTATATGTTTTCTCTCTGCGACTCCGTGTCTCTGCGTGAAAAGAACTTTGCGCCTCTTTGAATCTCCGTGCCTCTGCGTGAGAATATCTCTGAGACTCACTTTTCTCTACATCTCAAAGTTTAAACTTATCCACAGACTTCAAAAGTCCTTCCGATTGTTGGTGCATTTCACCTGAATAAGAAGTGAGATCATCCGCTCCGGAAGCAACTTCCTGGGTTCCCTCCGAGATACTTACTATCGTTTTAGTGATCTCGTCAGTAGCCCTCTTCTGTTCCTGGACCGCTTCCTCGATCTGTAAACTAAAACTCATTAAGAAATTCGCAGATTGATGAATGTCCTGTGTATTCTTCTCTTGGGTACGAACGGATTCCAGCACCTTCTTCGCAGATAATCCGAAGGAATCCACTGAGGTTCTCAATTTACGAAGTATATCACTCGCCTCTTTCACCTTAGTGTTCCCGTTATGGACCGCATTATTCGTGGAATCCACAAGCTCTCCTATCTCCTGCACGGAAGAAGAAGTCTGAGACGCAAGCTTACTGATCTCTTCTGCAACTACAGCAAACCCTTTACCTGCTTCTCCTGCTCTTGCAGCTTCGATTGCAGCATTCAATGCAAGAAGATTTGTTTTTTCAGAAATTTCAGTGATAATGGATAAGATCTCGTTAATACGACTCGCACTTTCTCCAATCTCATCCATAGCCTGATTCGTTGCACCCATCGCATTCTCACCGGTAACTGCTCGTTCCTGGGATTCGGATGCGACTTGAGATAATGTTTGCATCTCGTTGTTAATGGTGCCTATCTGCTCACGAAGAAGAACTACGTTCGTATCTATCTCCTTCATATTCTCTATCGCTTTTTCCATGGACCTACGAACATTCTCCGCGGATGCGGCAAGTTCTTCTACTGCTGCAGACGATTCCTCCGCTGCTGACGCTTGTGCTTGGGCTACATCCGAGAAGTTACGACTGGATTCCGCCATTTGATCAGAAGTGCTATTCAGTTTAGTTGAAGAAGTTTTGATATCCAAGATGATCTTGGAAAGATTCACCTTCATCATATCCATTGACTTGAGTAGTTTTCCTATCTCATCTTCTCTTGCTATTTCTATATGAGAAGTCAAATCTCCATCCGCTATTTTCTCCGAGAAACCGATCGCTTCCAAGAGTCCTAAAGTAATGAGTCGATTGAAGATCAAATTCAGAATGATCAGTATCACTACCATGATCACAAGTGAAGACAAAATTGTCTGCAGGATCACCCCTCTCATATCGGACCAAAAGATAGAATCAGGGATGGATACTTCTACGGCCCAAGGTTTATCATAATTTCCTAATAAAAATGGAAAAAAATGATGTCCTTCTCCGCCTCCATGCAGAGAGAAAGGTTTTCCTTTAGCGATCCCTTCCGTGATCTGCTTCAACCATTCTTCGTCCGGGTTCTTTTTCCCGACCAAAGAAGGATCCTTCCCATTTGCGGCATACGTCCCATTTGGAGAAACAAGTGTAAGATAACCTTCTCCCCTAAACGGTTTGATCGGTCCCAATAGTTCCTGCAAGTTTTCCATAGCGAGGTCAATGCCCACTACTCCTGAAAAACTTCCTCCTCTAAATACCGGTTTCACTAAGGAAACCATAAGTACATCCTTTCCACCTACAGGATATGAAAATGGATCCGCGACAAAATCATGAAGTGTCTTTTTAGGAACAGTATAGAATGCCCCGGACTCATCCAGATTTTCGTAATATATCACAGGCTCTACGGTAACTGCACCTTTAGATTTGTTTATATAAGGCACGAATCTTCCTGTGCCGTCATGATAAGGAGGTTTATTCTTAAATCTTGCATCCTGTCCGTCGAAACCGTTAGGTTCAAATACGACCCAGGTCCCGAAATAATATTGATTGGCCTCCACCAATTTCCAAAGAGCGGCTACCACTTCTTCTCTTGCAGGTTTAGAAGATTCTAATATAAATTGGGTTCCCCTAAGGGAACCCAATGCGGAATCCAAAAAGTCCTTTACCTCATAGGCAAATCTTTCTCCGGCCATTCTAGACCCGTCTTCCACCTGATACTTCAGGCTGAAATACGATCCGATAGAGTTGATTACGGTCAAAATAACCGAACCCGAAAGTAAAACTATCGATAGATAAAGTGAAATCCTGAAGCGAATACTCATTTTACATATTCCTTATATACTTAGAAGTTTTGGCTGAACCCTATACTGAACCAAACCAAATGAGAAGGAATTTTCTGCAGAAGATAAGACTCTCTTACTGATTGCCTCAATTGGTCCGGTATAGAAGTGGAGGAATTGATAAAATCCAATACCAACTGATTGGCAGGACCGTTCACCTTTCCAGGATCCACGATCTTACCGTCCTTGGAAGTGGTATTTACATAACCACCAGTCGCTCCGTAATAATTATCTGTATCATACATATATAAATTAGGTCTATATACGTCCGCCGCCTTCACGAAAAACTTTCCGAAAAAGAAAGTGATCGTAGAAGTTATATCCTGGATCCCGTATCTATTATCCACGATATTATTACTCATCGCATAACCTATATTCACCTGAGGAAGTATCCTGAAAAAATTCCCTTCAAAGAACTCATGCCCCATCGTTAAAGACAGATAATTTTTACCCGCCATCAAGCCTGCATTTTCCTGAGAGAATTGAGTATAAAATGAAATTGTAGGATTCGCCCATTGCAAGAAAGGCAATTTCCAAAAGAAAAAATATTCCTGCCAAGCTAAACGGGTGATCTGGGTAGAAGGATTATTCGCTCCGGAAACTCCCTGCGCAGCCGCAGAATTAAATCCTCCTAATGCAGGAGAAGTATAAGCCGCACTCTTTTGGAAAGTGTTATAGAACCAGATACCTGCCGTAAAAGTTCCCCAGCTTGTTTTTTCAAAATTATAATAGAATGCGTAGAATAAACCATCCGATCGTTTCATACCATTCTGTTCTTTTTTGAAACCTGGAACATCCCCGCCGCAAGTGGAACCGGTCGTAGGATTTCCCGCCATAAAGTTTGCCTGAGTATCATACGGACAAGCAGAGTTTAACGCGTCTGGAGAAGGAGCTGAGAACGGGCTTAAAGAACCTGAGGATCCTTGTCCCGCATAACCTGGTCCGGCTCCTCCCGGATACATTTGAAATCTTCCGTCATTATCTCTATCATTACGTTCCGTTAATTGAAAGTTTCCCCAAAACTGTACCTGGAAACCTTTTAACGGAGTATTAAAAGTTACGGTAGGCTGGTAAGAAGGAACGAATGTCATAGCTCTATAACTTTCGTTATTTCTGCGGTTAGCGATCTCTCCGGAGAAACTCAATCCCCGCCAGATAAAGTCCGTGACCACCTCATGTATCACTTCTATAGAAGTATCTCCTCCGTTGCCGTTACTGGATCCTGCGCTTGGACCGTACATATTCGGAGGACCGGTCTCGACATGCCCCTGGGGAACATCTGAAACTTTTTGCGGGGTCGTTTTTTTATCTAAGGTAGAAGTACCGGTATTCTGTTTTCCTTTTTCATAACTTACCTGAGCTACATTGTCCTTATCCACATAACGAACATAGTCATCATTCTCGGCAACCAATACCTTTTCATCATCTTCTAAGATGATCTTACCTCGGACTACCTGTCCGTTCTTTAAACGAACGAAATCGGCTGAGAATATTTCTCCGAAACCGAAAAGAAAAAACAGTCCTGCCGCGAAAGTAAGCGGACGCTTCGGCCAAACTCCAAGGAACATAATTTTGTCTCCAATATAAACTAGGGCGGGCACCCTATTCCCTCTCGATCTTTCCCAAGTACATAGAGCGGTCTTCTACGGGGCGAGAATCCTCAAGGAGACGAAAAGAAATGTTGATTTATATTAACTCGTCACTCAAAAAATTTTATTATGCGAAATATTGATAATTTATTTCTGAACGTTTGAAATGTTTCGAATAGTTCACATTTTCAACCTGGCCGGGATCAGGAAAATTTTGCCTTATTCTTTCCACACAATCACAACAAAGCCCGAATGAAAAACCAAAGCGCCCAGTATTTTTGTTTTCAAAGAGAGGTTTTCACTTTCTATTAAATAGAGAGTGGATCCCGAAAATACGAAACAAATGGACAAGGATCTCCAGAGGGAATTAGATGCGGCGAATCAAAGGATCTCCGAATTAGAGAAAAAAGTAGAAAAACTCTCTCGCTCGGAATCAGACAATCGTCTTTTGAGATCCTTGATCGATTACTCTCCTTCCGCAATCACGATCGTAAATTCGGAGACCGGGATCTTCGAGGTAGTTAATTCAACGGCTGAAATCCTTTTCGGATACACTAGAGAAGAATTCTTAAAATTAGGTCCCGCCGATATTTCTCCTCAATTCCAACCGGATGGAAAAACTTCCAAAGAATCCGCTTACGAAAAAATATCCCTCGCATTACAGGGACAAACTCCGGTATTTAGATGGGATCATTGCAATAAAAACAAAGAGATCATTCCTTGCGAAATACATTTAGTAAAGATCCCTGGTTCCAATAATCTAGTCCGCGGAAACATAATAGATCTCAGAAAAGAACTCGCAGCGGAAATTTTACTCAAGACCAGAGAAGAACAATTAGATCTCGTTATAAAAAGTGCAGACCTTGGATTTTGGGATTGGAATATTCCGAACGGGGTCGTAATACCCAATGAAAGATGTGCGGAGATCCTCGGATACACTTTGGAGGAGTTCCTACCCACCTCCGAATTTTGGAGATCCAGGATACATCCGGACGATCTGCCTCTCATAACGCAGGGATTGCAGGATCATATAGAAGGAAGATCCGAACTATTAGAGAGTGATTTCAGAATGTTATGCAAGGACGGATCTTGGAAATGGATCCGTTCTAGAGGAAAAGTTTGGGAGAGAGATAAGAACGGAGCCCCAGTTCGAGCCCTAGGCATCCATATAGATATTACGGAAAAAAGAGAAACGGAAAAGATCTTAGAAGAAAAGGAAAGCACCTTGGATCTCGCAGTACAAGGCGCTAATCTTGGTATATGGGATTATAATATTATAACAAACGAACATCATGTGGACGATAATTGGCTGAAGATGTTGGGTTATAATCCCGGAGAAATCGTACCCACATACGAATTTTGGAATGAGAGCCTTCATCCGGAAGACAGGGACAAAACAAACTCGGCCTGGCAAAGTTATGTTAAAGGAGAATTACCTTCTTATTCTGCGGCATTTCGTTTAAAATGTAAGGACAGTTCTTATAAATGGATCTTAACCAGAGGTAAAATAGCGGAGAATGATCCGGAAGGAAATCCGGTCAGAATGATCGGAATCCATATAGATATATCGGAACAAAAGCAGACAGAGGAAGAATTAAGAGAAACAAAACTTTTCTTAGACAGGGCCCAAAAAACGGCAAAGATAGGAAGCTGGGAATACGACATACCTTCCGGAAAGATGACGGCTTCCGAAGGTCTTTATCAAATATTAGAAACGAATGATAGAATGCTTGTACCTACATTCGACTATATGCATTCGAATGATAGAGAAAGAGTAGAAGAACATTTTAAAAGATCCGTAATAGAAGGGGTATCTTCAGAGATAGAATATAGATCCATCACACCTTCCGGAAAGGAGAAGATCCTTTTAAACAGGACCGACTTTCTAAAAGACTCCGAAGGAAAGGTGCTTAAACTTTTAGGAACGATCCAAGACATTAGCGACGAGATCAAAAGAAAAAAAGAAGAAGAATACAAAACGAACATAGAAAGACTCACTTCTTCCATTTCCACCGAGTTGATCAATCAACCTATATTAGAAATTGAAGAGGCAATCTCCAATGCGATCTTAAAGATCACCCAAACATTCAAAATGTCCAGGGGTAATTTAGTATTGTACGATACTGAAAAATTGACCAGGACTTTGGTATACGAGTTCATTGTTCCCGAAGCGAAAAACCAAGAGGCAAGCTGGCCTGCGGAAAGCCCGGTAGATCCGAATAATTTTCTCACAAAGAAGATCCTGGAAGGGGAAATAGTCACACTTCAACTGGAAGATTTTCCGGAATCGGATGCACGAAATAAAATGCAGTCTCTGCAAATTCAATTCTTGATCGCAGTTCCTCTTACCTTAGAAGGAAAAGTTGTCGGCGGTTTAGGAATGACTTCCGAAGTCCCTCTGAGGCAATTGGGAATGAAGTTCGGGGAATTCGAACTCGCGAACTTAAAAGCGATCGGAGAGACACTTACTAACGCAATAGAAAGAAAAAGAAAACATAGCGACCTGATCGCGGAAAGGGATCTTCTATCTGAGATCATGAAAACTTCAGTGGCAGCGATCACCGTATTAAATCCTCAGGGAGAAATTTTATACGCGAATCCTTCCGCAGAAAATGTTCTCGGACTAAGTTTGGATGAGATCCAAGAAAGAAAATACAATGCACCCGAGTGGAAAGCTACCTCTATAGACGGAGGAGAATGGACGGCAAACGATCAGCCGTTCATGAGGGTACTTACCTCCGGGCAGCCCGTATACGATGTCAGGCATGCAATAGAGGACGAATTAGGAAAAAAGAAATTTTTATCCATTAACGGAGCACCAATCAAGGATACTTCCGGAAAAATAAAAAATCTAGTCTTCCTAGTAACGGATATTACCGAATCACTTTCAGCCGAAAAGGCATTAAAGTTAAGCGAAGAAAGACTCAGACTTGCGTTAAACGCTTCCAAGATGGGAACTTGGAGCTGGAATTTAACGGATAGAACAGCTCATTGGTCCTTGGATACTGCTTCCATTTTCGGAAAAAATATAGAGGAGTTTGACACCAACACTTCCGTTTTCATGGATCTAGTACATCCGGACGATCAAAACCTGATCCGAAAATACGTAAGAGCGAGTCTATTAGGAAAAGATAATTCCCTCAATATAGAATATAGGATCTTTCATCCTGACGGGACTATCCATTGGCTGGAAGTCAAAGGCCAGGTATATCGGACACCGAAAAGAGTTGCCGCAAGAATGGCCGGGATAGTCGCAGATATCACCGACAGGAAAAAATCGGAGGAAAAATTAAAAGCAAGCGAGGCGAGGTTCCAAACCTTCTATAGATTTGCAAACGAGGCGATCATATTCTTAGATCCAAGAACGGAAAGTATCTTGGATACCAATCCCGCTTTTTTAAGAATATTCGGTTTTAACCAAAAAGACATTCATTCCGTTTCTCCGGTTTCCTTATTCACTCCCGATTCCTGGGCCACATTACATGCAAGAATACGTTCCTTCGAAAGTTCTGAAAATCTGGAGCTGAGAGCGATACGTTGGAACGGCCAAGTGTTTTCCGCAATAGGAAGCGTTCACTTTTATACGGAAAAAGAAACTTACGTAGCTGCAGTAAGCCTTCTAGATACTTCCGCCATCCAAGAGGTGGAAGAATTAAAAGTGATCAATGACGAGATCTCCGTCAGAAATAGACTGATAGAGATGCAAAAAAATGAGTTACAGGAAACATTAGAAAACCTTAAAAAAGCTCAGGCTCAGCTCATCCAATCCGAAAAGATGGCCGCCCTGGGGCAATTGATCGCAGGTGTGGCTCATGAGATCAATAATCCGATCGGGGCAGTACAAGCATCCAACCAAAATCTGCAGGAATGCCTGATCCGTTTTCAAACAATTCTACCTGATGTACAAAATGTATTAACCGGAATGAACTCGGAACAGGTGGAATCTTTCCGCGAATTTTTGAGTCTGGTCAGACAGCCAAAAGACCAACTGGCCGGAATGGAAGAAAGAAACGCCAAAAAAAGTATAGCAGTACAATTGAAAGAATTGAATATTCCTTCTCCTTACTCGATTGCGGATACCCTGACCGATATGGGATTTAGAGAATTGCCTAAGATAGCACTTCCATTCCTGGTCTGTGAGAAAGCAAGTGTGCTCTTGGAATATTCCGCACTGGAAGCATTCTTCTTTTCCAATACGAATACGATACAGATCGCCGTGGACCGGGTCTCTAAGATCTTATACGCTTTAAAAAACTTTTCTCATTTCGATACCACTTCGGAAAAGATCCCTGCATCCATTACTGAAAATATAGAAACGGTCCTCACGATCTATCAAAACCAGCTCAAAAAAGGGATCCAAATCTCCAAAGAATACGAAAATATTCCAAAAACATTATGTTATCCGGATGATCTCATTCATGTATGGACAAATTTGATCTATAACTCTTTACAAGCGATGGAATTCAGAGGGACAATCAAGATCAAGGTTTATCAAAAAGTGGACTCTATCATCGTGGAGATCATGGACAATGGACCTGGAATTCCTGAAAATATTCTGGATAAAATTTTCCAGCCATTTTTCACCACAAAACTTCCCGGAGAAGGAAGCGGTTTAGGACTGGATATTGTGAAAAAGATCGTAGAAAAACATGAAGGAAAGATAGAAGTAGAAACAAGACCCGGATTTACGATGTTCCGGATCCTGCTTCCTTTTTTAGAAGTTAAAGTTTAAACTTATCCACAGACTTCAAAAGTCCTTCCGATTGTTGGTGCATTTCACCCGAATAAGAAGTGAGATCATCCGCACCGGAAGCAACTTCCTGGGTTCCCTCCGAGATACTTACTATCGTTTTAGTGATCTCGTCAGTAGCCCTCTTCTGTTCTTGGACCGCTTCTTCTATCTGTAAACTGAAGCTCATTAAGAAATTCGCAGATTGATGAATGTCCTGTGTATTCTTCTCTTGGGTACGAACGGATTCCAGCACCTTCTTCGCAGATAATCCGAAGGAATCCACTGAGGTTCTCAATTTACGAAGTATATCACTCGCCTCTTTCACCTTAGTGTTCCCGTTATGGACCGCATTATTCGTGGAATCCACAAGCTCTCCTATCTCCTGCACGGAAGAAGAAGTCTGAGACGCAAGCTTACTGATCTCTTCTGCAACTACAGCAAACCCTTTACCTGCTTCTCCTGCTCTTGCAGCTTCGATTGCAGCATTCAATGCAAGAAGATTTGTTTTTTCAGAAATTTCAGTGATAATGGATAAGATCTCGTTAATACGACTCGCACTTTCTCCAATCTCATCCATAGCCTGATTCGTTGCACCCATCGCATTCTCACCGGTAACTGCTCGTTCCTGGGATTCGGATGCGACTTGAGATAATGTTTGCATCTCGTTGTTAATGGTGCCTATCTGCTCACGAAGAAGAACTACGTTCGTATCTATCTCCTTCATATTCTCGATCGCCTTTTCCATGGATCTACGAACATTCTCCGCGGATGCGGCAAGTTCTTCTACTGCTGCTGATGATTCTTCCGCTGCAGAAGCTTGTGCCTGGGCTACATCCGAGAAGTTACGACTGGATTCCGCCATTTGATCAGAAGTGCTGTTTAACTTGGTTGAAGAAGTTTTGATATCCAAGATGATCTTGGAAAGATTCACCTTCATCATATCCATTGACTTGAGTAGTTTTCCTATCTCATCTTCTCTTGCTATTTCTATATGAGAAGTCAAATCCCCATCCGCTATTTTCTCAGAGAAACCGATCGCTTCCAAGAGTCCTAAAGTAATGAGTCGATTGAAAATCAAATTCAGAATGATCAGTATCACTACCATGATCACAAGTGAAGACAAAATTGTCTGCAGGATCACCCCTCTCATATCGGACCAAAAGATAGAATCAGGGATGGATACTTCTACGGCCCAAGGTTTATCATAATTTCCTAATAAAAATGGAAAAAAGTATCTGGTATGACCCGCACCTTTTATCTGAAAGTCCTCTCCTTTTAAACTCAGTTCTTTTACTTGGGCACGTATATTCTCATCCGGAATTGCCTTACCAACTAAAGAAGGATCTCCTCCATTTGCGGCATAGAGTCCGTCCGGCGATACTAGGGCCAAATAACCTTCTCCCCTAAATGGTCGGATCGGCCCCAGTAATTCCTGCAGATTTTCCATGGCGATATCCGTTCCAACTGTTCCTACGAACTTTCCACCTCGTAAGATTGGCTTAACCATGGAAACCATAAGAACATCTTTTCCGCTCACCGAATATACGTACGGATCCGAGATAAAATCTTTTTGGGTCTTTTTAGGAATTCTATAATAAAAGCTGATCGTATCATCCACGTCATAAGATTCTGCGAATGTGATCTTTAAATCGCCGGTTGCCCTATTCCAGTAAGGAATAAACCTGCCGGTCGCATCATGATAAGGAGTATTCTTATATCTTGCATCCTGCCCGTCGAAAGCGTTGGGCTCATATAACACCCAGGTCCCGAAAAAATGAGAATCGGTTTCGGCTAACTTCTTAAGGGAAGAGATCATCTCTTCTCTATTAGGATGAGAAGTTTCCAGCATAAATTGAAAACCTCTTAAAGATCCTAAAACTGAATTTAAAAAATTTGAAATTTCATACTGATAACGTTTACCGGCCATGGTAGATCCTGAATCCACCTGAGACTTTAAACTGAAATAAGAGGAAAATGAATTGATACCCGCCAGAACAAAAGAGCCTGTCAAAAGTACGATCGCTAAGTAGAGTGAAATCCTGTATCTGATACTCATAGTAAAAGCCCTAAATTATATTTTATTCTGATTTTGGAAAGGAGAAGCGAAAGATAGTGCAGCCGGGTTCACTTTCCCAATTCCAACTGCCTCCGTATTTTTTGGAAATGGAAGCCGCAACCGCAAGTCCTATACCTGCGCCTTCTCCTTCCGATTTTCCGGAAGATAAAACTTCTCCAACTTGTTCTCTGATGTTCTTAGGAATACCGGAACCGCTGTCTTCCACTTCACAGACAATTTTTGATTCCGCATCATAGATACTTACTCTAAGTTTTCCTTCCCCGGACATTGCCTGGTATGCGTTATCCACTATCTGCGTCCAAAGCCGTACCAAATCTTCCGGGATACATCTCATGGTCGCTTCGGAAATATAATTTCTTTCGACAGTGACCCTGTTCCCGCCGGCACCTTCATATACTCCGAGCACAACTTCCATCGTATCCGAAACCTTTACCCATCTTTCTTTGTCTTCTTTCGCGGTCCCTGAATAGGTTTCTAATGCGGACACAATTTTATACATTCTATCTGTGGATCTATGAATGACTTCTTCCGAAATTTCCAGTCCTCTGACCGCCATTAAAAATTCGGAGATACGCTCCCATTCGGAACATCTGCATAATTGAAGAATGAATTCAGGGCAATCCGAAAACCCTAACTCGGCTACGACGGCCGCCTTATCCCCGGCATCCTCTATTTGTTCCTGCCTTAAGAAAGCTTCTATGGAATGCCTGGTTTCCCTGAACTTTTTACCGATCTGTTCTTTATGATTTTCTAATGTTCTCTTTAAGGTGATATTAAAAAACTCCCTTTCCATCTCGTCTGCTTGGGTTAGGTATTCGAAAAGAAAAGGCAGAAGTATCGTAATTCTTTTTACGTAAAAGGAAATATTCTCCCTGGACGCTCCGATCGCTCCGAGTGGATTATTGATCTGGTGGCTGACAGCGCCGGAGATCCTGCCTATCGCAGCTAATCTTTCGTTCCTAAGTAAGGTTTCTTGAGCGGTTTTTAATTCCCCTAAGGTGACTTCCAATTCTTCTTTTTGAAGGCGGATAATTTCGTTACGTGAATAAATTTCGGCAGATTCTCTTAAGATCTTTTCCGATCGGATCTGTTGATCGATCGCGACCAGTAACTTCTCCTTCATATTTTCCAATGTTGTAAAAAGATGATGGATCTCATCCTGAAATTTCCTAGTAGGGATCTGAGCGGAATAATTCCCTGCTCCCAAAGAATCTGCAAATGTGGTCGCTTCGGATAAACCTTCCGAGACGTATTTACAAAAGAATCTGTCCAGAAAATACAGACATACGGGTAAAAGCGCAAACGTGATCAGCAAACATCTTAGAATGATAGGTCCCAGATCATTCCAAAGGACCGAGTCCGGAACATAAACTTCGATCGCCCAGTTCTTTCCATAAGTTCCCATACTGAATGGAAATATGTAGGAGTTCCCACCTTCTACCGGATAAGCGAAAGGTTGTCCGGAAGCTAAGGATTTTTGGATGGAATCTTTTACTTCAGGAGTTCCAGCATTCTTTCCCTGCAAAATTCCTTTGGCACCATGGACCGCATATTTTCCACCTGGAGAGATCAATGCCAAATGTCCGTCACCGAACGGTCTTTTGGAGAATAATTCTTCCTCCAGATCGGAAAGTTTTAGGTCCAGGCCTACGATCCCTATAAATCTTCCCTCACGGCTGATCGGCCGGATCAAGGAGATCATAAAAATATTCACTCCTTCTAACGGATAAAAATAAGGTTCTCCGACAAAGTCGCTTAACGTGGCTTTCGGGATCTGGTAGTAGTTACCGCTTTCGTCGGTATTATCATAATAAACACTTTCTTCTAAACTGATCTCATCCGGATCCTTAATACTTCTATGAAAGTATGGAACAAATCTACCCATAGAGTTGGAACCTTTACGCCCGACAAACGAAGCGTCCTTTCCATCAAAAAGATTCGGTTCGAAAACCGCACCGGCCCCTAAAAATCTTTTATCATTCTGAAAAAGATCCACTAGATCTTTTTCAACGGAAGCGCGAGAAGGACGAGTAAGTTCCCAGCGAGTTTTAGCTTCTCCCACTTTGTTAATTGCTTCGGAGAAAATTTTACGCACTTCGAAGGATGCACCTTCCGCTTTTGCAAACGCAGCTTCTTGGGAAGAAACTTTGGAATCATAAAATGCGGCTGCGGCCACTAACATAGTTAGCAGAACTGAGAATGCAAATAGAACAATAGCGCAATAAAGAGAGAAGCGCGTTCGAAGGCTCATTATGCCCCCCTATTTATTTAAGGGCTGAGGTGATAGTGGTTACTAATTCTTTTTCGTCCCAGGGCTTTTTCAAGTAGCTGTATAAATTGATCTCTTTTTTTAAAGCTTC from Leptospira dzoumogneensis harbors:
- a CDS encoding methyl-accepting chemotaxis protein; translation: MSIRYRISLYLAIVLLTGSFVLAGINSFSSYFSLKSQVDSGSTMAGKRYQYEISNFLNSVLGSLRGFQFMLETSHPNREEMISSLKKLAETDSHFFGTWVLYEPNAFDGQDARYKNTPYHDATGRFIPYWNRATGDLKITFAESYDVDDTISFYYRIPKKTQKDFISDPYVYSVSGKDVLMVSMVKPILRGGKFVGTVGTDIAMENLQELLGPIRPFRGEGYLALVSPDGLYAANGGDPSLVGKAIPDENIRAQVKELSLKGEDFQIKGAGHTRYFFPFLLGNYDKPWAVEVSIPDSIFWSDMRGVILQTILSSLVIMVVILIILNLIFNRLITLGLLEAIGFSEKIADGDLTSHIEIAREDEIGKLLKSMDMMKVNLSKIILDIKTSSTKLNSTSDQMAESSRNFSDVAQAQASAAEESSAAVEELAASAENVRRSMEKAIENMKEIDTNVVLLREQIGTINNEMQTLSQVASESQERAVTGENAMGATNQAMDEIGESASRINEILSIITEISEKTNLLALNAAIEAARAGEAGKGFAVVAEEISKLASQTSSSVQEIGELVDSTNNAVHNGNTKVKEASDILRKLRTSVDSFGLSAKKVLESVRTQEKNTQDIHQSANFLMSFSLQIEEAVQEQKRATDEITKTIVSISEGTQEVASGADDLTSYSGEMHQQSEGLLKSVDKFKL
- a CDS encoding ATP-binding protein; its protein translation is MSLRTRFSLYCAIVLFAFSVLLTMLVAAAAFYDSKVSSQEAAFAKAEGASFEVRKIFSEAINKVGEAKTRWELTRPSRASVEKDLVDLFQNDKRFLGAGAVFEPNLFDGKDASFVGRKGSNSMGRFVPYFHRSIKDPDEISLEESVYYDNTDESGNYYQIPKATLSDFVGEPYFYPLEGVNIFMISLIRPISREGRFIGIVGLDLKLSDLEEELFSKRPFGDGHLALISPGGKYAVHGAKGILQGKNAGTPEVKDSIQKSLASGQPFAYPVEGGNSYIFPFSMGTYGKNWAIEVYVPDSVLWNDLGPIILRCLLITFALLPVCLYFLDRFFCKYVSEGLSEATTFADSLGAGNYSAQIPTRKFQDEIHHLFTTLENMKEKLLVAIDQQIRSEKILRESAEIYSRNEIIRLQKEELEVTLGELKTAQETLLRNERLAAIGRISGAVSHQINNPLGAIGASRENISFYVKRITILLPFLFEYLTQADEMEREFFNITLKRTLENHKEQIGKKFRETRHSIEAFLRQEQIEDAGDKAAVVAELGFSDCPEFILQLCRCSEWERISEFLMAVRGLEISEEVIHRSTDRMYKIVSALETYSGTAKEDKERWVKVSDTMEVVLGVYEGAGGNRVTVERNYISEATMRCIPEDLVRLWTQIVDNAYQAMSGEGKLRVSIYDAESKIVCEVEDSGSGIPKNIREQVGEVLSSGKSEGEGAGIGLAVAASISKKYGGSWNWESEPGCTIFRFSFPKSE